One stretch of Rhizoctonia solani chromosome 8, complete sequence DNA includes these proteins:
- a CDS encoding RNA recognition motif protein, with protein sequence MTDAWPAPSDTTAPAADGWNGTRADRSPPPHADRERQRDRSRSPGRSGEDRGRSNANGPVNLNPGNNIHVSGLSSRVDNRMLEDAFGKFGKVAKASVVYDPHSRESRGFAFVTMDTVEEAEAAIAGLHNSELAGKPITVEKARRGRARTPTPGKYLGTARRDDRGYGGYREDRYAAERPYYPREFDSRYSRDRYDARDDRRYDERDRYRDDRDRYRDDRYYERRDRYRYDDGRGGRYTLPYTRTNAFNCQIEDTHLDWQKAAGVLSRISTLSQRVHFLVHVTAPTPTDLPVLRFQFHEDRGSEFSTKLVKLSEDNQEELVDAPFDERMHIPAFTSLPAAKRCLLVLDLNGTLLHRRRTNSGHSSHVYIRPYLGTFLQYISHPSMSLDVAVWSSARRANVDVMVERAWTGKKPDIVLAREDMQLTDRQFKRAYRHGTFRPDHNVRTTKDLRQLWLRMAQVHQGDRVIHGPRDTILLDDSVHKSRLQPNNHLALPTYGSAELRADADALTSGFENVDESLIAVVGILSEMRTTDVPFDEWNRTGRVWAGPGAKLDAREMWDGRIRPSSPSPPTTTTTPTRSLTSLPESILAGSSLSARLASRMDASVVKHEPDPPFEPSQQPRIYSEMPQWFSSPPLMRAWIEHGRQILDGLGIRVAHECVQAWPGWKEGNHEIQGKAKDDGLKLRKSDEQRKEKGRKGKRGKE encoded by the exons ATGACCGACG CCTGGCCTGCTCCTTCCGACACCACTGCTCCTGCCGCCGACGGCTGGAACGGCACCCGCGCTGATCGTTCGCCTCCCCCTCATGCCGATCGGGAGCGCCAGCGTGATCGCAGTCGCAGCCCTGGACGCAGTGGCGAAGACCGAGGAAG GTCCAACGCCAACGGTCCGGTTAATCTGAACCCCGGAAACAATATCCACGTCTCTGGTCTCTCTAGCCGAGTCGACAACAGGATGCTAGAGGATGCCTTTGGAAAATTTGGCAAG GTTGCCAAGGCTTCTGTTGTTTACGACCCTCACTCGCGTGAATCTCGTGGGTTTGCGTTCGTCACAATGGACACTGTTGAAGAGGCCGAAGCTGCCATTGCCGGTTTGCACAACTCGGAACTTGCTGGCAAGCCTATCACGGTTGAGAAG GCTCGTCGCGGACGTGCTCGTACTCCTACTCCTGGAAAATACCTGGGCACCGCACGCCGTGATGATCGTGGGTATGGCGGATACAGGGAGGACCGATATGCTGCTGAGAGGCCATACTA TCCTCGTGAATTTGATAGTAGATACTCGCGCGACCGATACGACGCTCGCGATGACAGGCGCTATGATGAGCGGGACCGCTACCGAGACGATCGTGATCGTTACCGCGATGACCGCTACT ATGAGCGCCGCGATCGCTACCGCTATGATGATGGACGTGGCGGAAG ATACACCTTGCCATATACACGCACTAATGCCTTCAACTGCCAAATCGAGGATACCCATTTGGATTGG CAAAAGGCAGCTGGAGTTTTGTCTCGTATCTCTACGCTGAGTCAGCGGGTGCACTTTTTGGTGCACGTGACTGCTCCCACACCCACCGATCTGCCAGTCCTGAGGTTCCAATTTCACGAGGATCGAGGGTCTGAATTTT CTACAAAATTAGTAAAATTGAGTGAGGACAATCAAGAG GAGCTCGTCGATGCCCCGTTCGACGAGCGCATGCACATCCCTGCATTCACATCCCTTCCGGCCGCCAAACGATGTCTCCTCGTACTCGATCTGAACGGCACTCTTCTTCACCGCCGACGCACCAACTCTGGCCACTCCTCCCATGTCTATATCCGGCCGTACCTTGGCACCTTTCTCCAGTACATCTCCCATCCATCCATGTCTCTCGATGTCGCAGTCTGGAGCTCTGCACGACGAGCAAACGTCGACGTTATGGTCGAACGCGCATGGACTGGGAAGAAGCCGGACATTGTACTCGCGCGCGAGGATATGCAGCTCACCGATCGACAGTTCA AGCGTGCTTATCGTCACGGAACATTTCGTCCAGACCACAACGTGCGCACGACCAAAGACTTGAGACAGCTTTGGTTGAGGATGGCCCAGGTTCACCAGGGGGACCGGGTTATACACGGCCCGAGGGACACGATACTCCTAGACGACTCGGTACACAAGTCTCGTCTCCAGCCCAACAACCATCTCGCCCTTCCTACGTACGGTTCTGCAGAACTCCGAGCCGACGCCGATGCATTAACTTCAGGATTCGAGAACGTAGACGAATCGCTCATTGCAGTGGTTGGGATCCTTTCAGAGATGCGGACCACAGATGTACCTTTCGACGAATGGAACCGAACGGGGAGGGTATGGGCCGGCCCGGGTGCGAAACTCGACGCGCGTGAAATGTGGGATGGGCGAATACGGCCTTCTTCACCTTCCCCTCCTACTACTACAACTACTCCCACTCGAAGTCTAACGAGTTTACCCGAGTCGATCTTAGCAGGGTCGAGTTTATCGGCCCGATTAGCGAGTCGGATGGACGCTTCTGTTGTCAAGCATGAGCCCGACCCTCCATTCGAGCCAAGTCAGCAACCTCGAATCTATAGCGAAATGCCCCAGTGGTTTAGTTCGCCCCCCTTGATGCGCGCATGGATAGAGCATGGTCGGCAGATACTCGATGGGTTGGGAATTCGGGTTGCGCACGAGTGTGTCCAAGCTTGGCCGGGTTGGAAGGAAGGAAATCATGAGATTCAGGGAAAGGCAAAAGATGACGGGCTTAAACTCCGCAAAAGTGATGAACAGAGGAAGgagaaggggaggaaggggaagagggGGAAGGAGTAG
- a CDS encoding cytochrome C oxidase subunit 5A, mitochondrial, protein MNARMIARSLRPIARTATPVVRMGSVRAMSGSHAHENESFESFSARYEQFFGQVQDLFELQRGLNNCFAYDLVPSTGVIEAALRAARRVNDYSTAVRIFEGIREKVENKGQYEAYLNELKGVREELGIDTKEELYSS, encoded by the exons ATGAACGCTCGGATGATTGCCCGTTCTTTGCGCCCCATTGCGCGCACTGCCACCCCTGTTGTGCGCATGGGCAGCGTACGAGCCATGAGCGGCAGCCATGCCCACGAAAACGAGTCGTTTGAGAGCTTCTCGGCCCGCTACGAGCAGTTCTTTGGGCAGGTCCAGGACTTGTTCGAGCTCCAGCGTGGACTCAACAACTGCTTTGCGTACGATCTCGTTCCGA GCACCGGTGTTATCGAGGCTGCCCTCCGTGCTGCTCGCCGTGTAAACGACTACTCTACTGCGGTCCGCATCTTTGAGGGTATCAGGGAAAAGGTAGAGAACAAGGGCCAGTACGAGGCTTACCTTAACGAACTCAAGGGTGTTCGGGAAGAACTTG GTATCGACACAAAAGAGGAGCTCTATAGCTCGTAG
- a CDS encoding SAP domain protein: MDHISLSKLNVAKLKEKCKEFKITGYSKLSKPLLIERLLAIGSSVEGNGEGFNVTSSGTQPVLSTKVADVIVNDTLGVRKGKSTHLQIVEEPGPQELDEGLPGKAVTTTKKRPRNNKDDKGSAKKKERRANIITSNDQQASRTDDPQVTAPLKDPHNYYSDPQNGTTVIKKDFNNIRLDQPCPIQINNDSTDCILPISPRSICIHTKEPESAHRTSATAPHESNVQPTSPPFVTSIHLPASNLNIHTSSSQVAQPQPQPRKPQTYSPKSFKPPTVLRAPCINPPKLAPRPATITNETGPAMASKENRDLYAPDLPLISMPPFTARRRQAERMSVVFSGIKDCEVLGLCIRVSKAWRYAVYLSATHALHRDFSGTRLDSIVKRVKEPRTTNMWAYLRARRLEVQSRYDAFRGSWLGRFFEHEREVLGFERGFEPVDQRMWTSPDDGRQIDVVLRFVSTRVVFSLARRYSEYDQKWINPVDQVIGAEEIVPDEIWRITTRSSAGGKLKGFHILYDTGEVIGLAQPSPQRGISGQRVAKNRPHIEVLESEPGDLRADWRAYISSCELSPGSSLQDLIVSGDRESYVAGVSTFWLRSLSLEDEVLRSVAHKYVLSSVEPNSVSGEYRTVIDMAGDIAGIPSYITNGKPRHQVGLYISEHHLVESVHIPISLHPTLAMVVTASGREYFVLRDTGVPVGASDQGLELLWQRLIGCDAWGSRCAYTARAIG, from the exons ATGGACCACATCTCTCTTTCAAAACTGAACGTCGCTAAATTAAAGGAAAAATGCAAAGAGTTCAAAATAACAGGATACTCCAAACTCTCTAAGCCGCTTTTAATTGAGAGACTTTT AGCCATCGGTTCAAGCGTCGAAGGAAATGGTGAAGGTTTTAATGTCACATCGTCTGGAACTCAG CCAGTATTATCGACAAAAGTAGCAGATGTAATCGTCAATGATACCTTGGGTGTGCGGAAAGGTAAATCAACTCATCTCCAGATAGTGGAAGAGCCTGGACCGCAGGAATTAGACGAGGGCTTACCGGGAAAGGCTGTAACAACTACGAAGAAGCGACCGAGGAATAATAAAGATGATAAAGGTTCGGCGAAGAAAAAGGAGAGGAGAGCCAAT ATTATTACTAGCAATGACCAGCAAGCGTCTCGCACCGATGATCCCCAGGTTACCGCCCCATTAAAAGATCCCCACAACTATTATTCCGACCCTCAAAATGGTACCACAGTGATAAAAAAGGACTTCAATAACATTCGTTTAGATCAACCTTGTCCTATACAAATCAATAACGATTCGACAGACTGCATACTCCCAATATCCCCTCGGTCAATTTGTATCCACACCAAAGAGCCCGAATCAGCTCATCGTACATCAGCCACAGCGCCACACGAGTCGAATGTCCAACCAACTTCACCACCATTCGTAACCAGCATTCATTTACCAGCCTCAAATTTAAATATCCACACCTCAAGTAGCCAAGTTGCTCAACCCCAGCCACAACCACGGAAACCGCAAACATATAGTCCTAAATCATTCAAACCACCTACTGTTCTTCGTGCTCCTTGTATCAACCCACCCAAACTTGCTCCTAGGCCAGCTACGATAACCAATGAAACCGGACCAGCCATGGCCTCCAAGGAAAATAGGGACCTTTACGCGCCAGATCTTCCGCTCATTTCAATGCCTCCATTCACAGCGCGTAGACGGCAAGCCGAACGGATGAGCGTCGTGTTTAGCGGAATAAAAGATTGCGAAGTGTTGGGACTTTGCATCAGGGTGTCCAAGGCCTGGAGATATGCAG TGTACCTATCCGCAACACATGCACTGCATCGGGACTTCTCCGGGACTCGACTCGACTCAATCGTCAAGCGGGTCAAGGAGCCAAGGACGACGAACATGTGGGCGTACCTCCGTGCGAGACGACTGGAAGTTCAAAGTCGATACGATGCATTTCGTGGATCATGGCTTGGTCGGTTCTTTGAACATGAACGCGAGGTTCTTGGCTTCGAAAGGGGATTCGAGCCTGTTGATCAGAGGATGTGGACCTCTCCAGATGACGGTCGTCAGATTGATGTTGTTCTAAGATTCGTTTCGACGAGAGTGGTATTCAGTCTTGCTAGAAGGTACAGCGAGTACGACCAAAAATGGATCAATCCGGTCGACCAAGTCATTGGAGCCGAGGAAATCGTTCCGGATGAGATATGGAGAATTACGACGAGGTCTTCAGCAGGAGGAAAACTAAAGGGGTTTCACATCCTATATGACACAGGTGAAGTAATTGGCTTGGCCCAACCCTCACCACAACGAGGAATAAGCGGGCAACGCGTAGCCAAGAACAGACCACACATCGAAGTCCTGGAATCCGAGCCTGGAGACCTACGTGCGGATTGGAGAGCCTATATCAGCTCATGCGAGCTAAGCCCAGGATCGAGCTTACAGGATTTGATCGTCAGCGGAGATAGGGAGTCGTACGTAGCCGGTGTGAGCACATTTTGGTTGCGAAGCTTGAGCCTCGAGGACGAGGTGCTGAGGTCCGTGGCGCACAAGTATGTCTTGTCATCCGTGGAGCCGAATAG TGTGAGTGGAGAATATAGAACTGTAATAGATATGGCGGGAGATATCGCCGGAATTCCGTCATATATTACCAACGGAAAGCCTAGACACCAAGTAGGGCTATACATTTCCGA ACATCACCTGGTCGAGTCTGTCCATATTCCAATCTCGCTTCATCCTACGTTAGCCATGGTTGTGACCGCTTCTGGGAGGGAGTATTTTGTGCTTCGAGACACAGGAGTGCCTGTTGGTGCAAGTGACCAGGGGCTAGAGCTACTTTGGCAAAGGTTGATAGGGTGTGATGCGTGGGGAAGTCGGTGTGCATATACGGCTCGCGCTATAGGATAA